A stretch of Episyrphus balteatus chromosome 2, idEpiBalt1.1, whole genome shotgun sequence DNA encodes these proteins:
- the LOC129908966 gene encoding peptidyl-prolyl cis-trans isomerase-like 1 → MSNSSNITSNSTGIPDLSWQPPFITFETTMGPISIELYWKHAPNTCRNIAELTRRGYYNNTVFHRIIRDFMIQGGDPTGTGRGGQSIYGPQFADEIYPDLKHTGAGILSMANSGPDTNGSQFFITLAPTQWLDGKHAIFGRISSGMQVVKRLGMVQTDKNDRPLVSLKILKGRVEN, encoded by the exons ATGTCGAATTCTTCAAATATAACTTCTAATTCAACTGGCATTCCTGATCTATCATGGCAGCCACCTTTTATAACCTTTGAAACAAC AATGGGACCAATCAGTATAGAATTATATTGGAAACATGCTCCAAATACATGCCGCAACATTGCCGAGCTAACACGCCGTGGCTATTACAACAATACCGTCTTCCATCGTATTATTAGAGATTTTATGATTCAAGGAGGTGATCCAACTGGCACAGGTCGTGGAGGCCAATCTATATATGGTCCACAATTTGCTGATGAAATTTATCCCGACTTAAAACATACCGGTGCTGGTATTTTATCTATGGCCAATTCAGGACCCGATACAAATGGTTCtcaattttttataactttggCGCCAACTCAATGGTTagatggaaaacatgcaatttTCGGGCGGATAAGCTCGGGTATGCAAGTTGTAAAGAGATTGGGAATGGTGCAAACTGATAAGAATGATCGACCTTtagtttctttgaaaattttaaaaggaCGTGTAGAAAATTGA